One Nomascus leucogenys isolate Asia chromosome 22a, Asia_NLE_v1, whole genome shotgun sequence DNA segment encodes these proteins:
- the LOC100607730 gene encoding uncharacterized protein LOC100607730 produces MEAFSWPLSCGFSSGRRSQFPSEQPRGGRCLPGVTQQQEEFSDPGIRGRPMGGAEAHFPTHLSPNPPRCFKRVRFQIAPQAGLGIPAPRVCIFTAAGLVVPDKEDPEGNHTLPCRAPGFSPANLTLTWLQEGKEPTLDSRLKGTRTREMRHTRAGQLWGSFRRGAEIRLPGGAPGPGGAPQRDWVKCFQRTRVEGGGISSRPCPHLPQHPRASPSSLLNENAGDVLSHPLSTHTSPLIWNFFSL; encoded by the exons ATGGAGGCTTTTTCTTGGCCCCTTAGTTGTGGGTTTTCCTCTGGGCGGCGGAGCCAGTTTCCATCAGAACAGCCCAGAGGCGGGCGCTGCCTTCCTGGGGTGACGCAGCAGCAGGAAGAGTTTTCGGATCCTGGAATCCGTGGGCGGCCCATGGGAGGGGCTGAGGCTCATTTCCCTACTCACCTGTCTCCGAATCCGCCGCGTTGTTTCAAGCGAGTCAGATTCCAGATCGCGCCCCAGGCTGGACTCGGAATTCCTGCCCCGCGGGTCTGCATTTTCACAGCGGCAG GGCTTGTGGTCCCTGACAAGGAGGACCCTGAGGGCAACCACACCTTGCCATGCAGAGCACCTGGCTTCTCACCTGCCAATCTCACTCTGACCTGGCTgcaggaagggaaggagccaACCCTGGACTCAAGACTCAAGGGGACCAGAACCAGGGAGATGAGACATACCAGGGCTGGGCAGCTGTGGGGGTCCTTCCGGAGAGGAGCTGAGATACGCCTACCTGGAGGGGCCCCTGGGCCTGGAGGGGCTCCTCAGCGTGACTGGGTGAAGTGTTTTCAGAGGACCAGGGTTGAGGGTGGGGGCATCTCATCCAGACCTTGCCCGCATCTGCCCCAGCACCCAAgggcctctccttcctccctcctcaatGAAAATGCTGGGGATGTCCTCAGTCACCCTCTGAGCACTCACACATCACCCCTTATTTGGAACTTTTTCTCACTCTAA